One genomic segment of Myxococcales bacterium includes these proteins:
- a CDS encoding homocysteine S-methyltransferase family protein has product MSFGAVSPRLVAGRPLVVDADTGACFRSRGVAIDSPGAVGQLLRSRPDDVLDHYRAEVKSRVTILTALTADTTPRALAEVGMEHRSALLTGMALELALDAARAGEKPVAVAGVLGSEMVAALQPHRMSEELVEHATRIATAGAELILARGQGSRLELMAAVGAAAQTELPTWAVVECLPGGELAHGGLLSQLLEDLSRAGASAALFEVSSIDDGILLLDRMGPFAGSLAAGVLLSASSDSVRGFPSEDIDPVRWAARALELDSGGARIIGGGAGTTEAFTRTLVEELTALHPSIPASR; this is encoded by the coding sequence TTGAGCTTCGGTGCGGTGAGCCCACGGCTGGTAGCTGGCCGGCCCTTGGTGGTCGACGCCGACACCGGCGCGTGTTTTCGCTCGCGCGGCGTGGCCATCGACTCACCCGGCGCGGTGGGGCAGCTGCTGCGGAGTCGCCCGGACGACGTCCTCGATCACTACCGGGCCGAGGTGAAGAGTCGAGTCACCATCCTCACTGCTCTCACCGCCGACACCACTCCGCGGGCGCTGGCCGAGGTCGGCATGGAGCATCGCTCGGCGCTCTTGACCGGCATGGCCCTCGAGCTCGCGCTCGACGCCGCCCGCGCGGGCGAGAAACCCGTGGCCGTGGCCGGTGTGCTCGGTAGTGAGATGGTCGCGGCGCTGCAGCCGCATCGCATGAGCGAAGAGCTGGTGGAGCATGCTACCCGCATCGCAACGGCCGGCGCCGAGCTGATCCTGGCGCGCGGGCAGGGCTCGCGGCTGGAGCTGATGGCCGCGGTGGGCGCAGCCGCGCAGACCGAGCTGCCGACCTGGGCCGTGGTCGAGTGTCTGCCGGGCGGCGAGCTCGCACACGGAGGGCTGCTCAGTCAGCTGCTCGAAGATCTGTCCCGCGCGGGCGCCTCGGCGGCGCTCTTCGAGGTATCGAGCATCGACGACGGCATCTTGCTGCTCGACCGGATGGGGCCGTTCGCAGGCTCACTGGCGGCGGGGGTGTTGCTCTCGGCGAGCAGCGACAGTGTGCGCGGATTTCCCAGCGAGGACATCGATCCCGTGCGCTGGGCCGCCCGTGCTCTCGAGCTCGACAGCGGCGGCGCGCGCATCATCGGCGGTGGCGCCGGCACCACCGAAGCGTTCACCCGCACGCTCGTCGAAGAGTTGACGGCGCTGCACCCGTCGATCCCGGCGTCGCGCTGA
- a CDS encoding MEDS domain-containing protein, whose amino-acid sequence MARAEISLGFTEQRFPAGAHVCQLFTDDEERQNAVLAFLLSGLRATERVSCFSDKTSEERVAEFLDDHDISYAERKASGAISLAPAGGVYFEDGRFDPDRMLLVLTAFHDDAVRDGYVASRVIGEMSPEIQQMPGGSRLLEYESRVSVLLRTHSVTTVCQYDARGFDGAMILDILKVHPLMVVQGSVVNNPFFITPETYLGL is encoded by the coding sequence ATGGCCCGAGCCGAGATCTCCCTGGGGTTCACCGAGCAGCGATTTCCTGCGGGAGCGCACGTCTGCCAGCTCTTCACCGACGACGAAGAACGGCAGAACGCCGTGCTCGCTTTTCTGCTGAGCGGGCTTCGCGCCACCGAGCGCGTCAGCTGTTTTTCGGACAAGACGAGCGAGGAGCGCGTCGCGGAGTTCCTCGACGACCACGACATCTCCTACGCCGAGCGCAAGGCTTCCGGGGCCATTTCCCTGGCGCCCGCCGGAGGCGTCTACTTCGAGGACGGCCGCTTCGATCCCGACCGCATGCTGTTGGTACTGACCGCCTTCCACGACGACGCGGTCCGGGATGGGTACGTCGCCTCCCGCGTGATTGGCGAGATGTCACCCGAGATCCAGCAGATGCCGGGCGGCTCGCGGTTGCTGGAGTATGAATCGAGGGTGAGCGTCTTGCTGCGAACACACTCGGTCACCACCGTTTGCCAGTACGACGCGCGCGGCTTCGACGGCGCTATGATCCTGGACATCCTCAAGGTCCATCCCTTGATGGTCGTCCAGGGTTCGGTCGTCAACAACCCGTTCTTCATCACGCCGGAGACGTACCTGGGTTTGTAA
- a CDS encoding glutamate--cysteine ligase, whose amino-acid sequence MGQTDQDPAADRPLRELDELEEVFRSVEKPKEKWRIGAEAEKFGVRRSDGRPLQYEGEHGVLRVLETLSGTHGWSPEAESGGGPIISLKREMSSITLEPGAQLELSGAPCEDIHEICVELRTHLTELAEISAEMDLVWLGVGFHPLAQQAELPWVPKQRYAIMKAYLPTRGSAAHDMMRRTATVQANLDFSNEADAMAKLRVGLVLAPLINAMTANSPFKEGKLAGKKSVRGEVWLSMDPSRSGLIPALWKKPELRYRDYVEWALDAGMFLIKRDGKTVANTGQTFRDFMQNGFEGHHATFADWKLHVNTLFPEARIKSTFEVRPCDSLPTDLACSVAALYTGLMYDERALERALEFASSFDFDAVDAARPELVRIGLGAKIGSRSARDLAVELLDIASSGLERRARKNDSGQDERIHLTKLAALNEAGRSPADLLTDGLSGQPSTAEILDRTQV is encoded by the coding sequence ATGGGCCAGACCGACCAAGACCCCGCGGCCGACCGACCCCTTCGCGAGCTGGACGAGCTCGAGGAGGTATTTCGCTCTGTCGAGAAGCCAAAGGAAAAGTGGCGGATCGGCGCCGAGGCGGAGAAGTTCGGTGTCCGTCGCTCGGATGGACGGCCGCTCCAATACGAGGGTGAGCACGGTGTGCTCCGGGTGCTCGAGACCCTGTCCGGCACACACGGCTGGAGTCCCGAGGCCGAGAGCGGAGGCGGCCCGATCATCTCGCTGAAACGCGAGATGTCCTCGATCACCCTCGAGCCCGGTGCGCAGCTCGAGTTGTCCGGGGCGCCGTGTGAGGACATCCACGAGATCTGCGTCGAGCTTCGCACTCACCTGACCGAGCTGGCCGAGATCTCGGCCGAGATGGATCTGGTCTGGCTGGGGGTCGGATTTCACCCGCTCGCGCAGCAGGCCGAGCTGCCCTGGGTGCCGAAACAACGCTACGCGATCATGAAGGCCTACCTGCCCACCCGCGGCAGTGCGGCGCACGACATGATGCGCCGCACCGCGACCGTGCAGGCCAACCTCGATTTTTCCAACGAGGCGGACGCCATGGCAAAGCTCAGGGTGGGGCTCGTGCTCGCACCGCTGATCAACGCCATGACCGCGAACTCACCCTTCAAAGAGGGCAAGCTCGCGGGCAAGAAGAGCGTGCGCGGTGAGGTCTGGCTGAGCATGGATCCGAGCCGTTCGGGGCTGATCCCGGCGCTCTGGAAGAAGCCCGAGCTGCGTTATCGAGACTACGTCGAGTGGGCGCTCGACGCGGGCATGTTCTTGATCAAGCGCGATGGCAAGACCGTCGCGAACACGGGGCAGACCTTCCGTGACTTCATGCAGAACGGCTTCGAAGGGCATCACGCTACGTTCGCGGACTGGAAGCTCCACGTGAACACCCTCTTCCCCGAGGCGCGCATCAAGAGCACCTTCGAGGTGCGGCCGTGTGACTCGCTGCCCACCGATCTCGCCTGTTCGGTCGCGGCGCTCTACACGGGGCTCATGTACGACGAGCGGGCGCTCGAGCGGGCGCTCGAGTTCGCGTCGAGCTTCGACTTCGATGCGGTGGACGCCGCGCGCCCCGAGCTCGTGCGAATCGGCCTGGGCGCCAAGATCGGCTCGCGCTCGGCCCGGGACCTCGCGGTCGAGCTGCTCGACATCGCGTCGTCGGGTCTCGAGCGGCGGGCGCGCAAGAACGACTCCGGTCAGGACGAGCGCATCCACCTGACGAAGCTCGCCGCCCTGAACGAAGCCGGGCGCTCTCCGGCCGATCTCCTGACCGACGGGCTCAGTGGGCAGCCTTCGACGGCAGAAATCTTGGACCGCACGCAGGTCTGA
- a CDS encoding aminotransferase class V-fold PLP-dependent enzyme has translation MTDETRLLSLRSEFPTLAKKTHLISHSLGAMPKRAREHVTAFLDQWQDDSIEAWSRHWLPQVEAVGDLIAKVLGVPAGTVVINQNVSTVQAMVASCFDFVAPRNKVVYTDMNFSTVDYVWQEQRRRGADVVVVKSDGVHAPMEELLANIDERTLLVPVSHVLFRSSGVKDVRAIVKKAHSVGALVLLDTYQSAGTIPLALEEWGVDMACGGSVKWACGGPGCAYLYVSPKLQGTLRPASTGWFGHARPFAFEPGPINYADTRWRMIGGTPAIPALYSARAGWELIAEIGVDAIRAKSLRQTALLRSLVRERGFKVNTPEEDSERGGTICFDFDGAEVVSRALLQRDMLHDYRPRCGIRASPHFYTTDDELLGFVAAIDELRKS, from the coding sequence ATGACTGACGAGACGCGCCTGCTCTCCCTTCGCAGCGAGTTCCCGACGCTCGCGAAAAAAACTCACCTCATCAGCCACTCGCTCGGCGCGATGCCGAAGCGCGCGCGGGAGCACGTGACCGCGTTCCTGGACCAGTGGCAGGACGACTCCATCGAGGCCTGGAGCCGGCATTGGTTGCCTCAGGTCGAGGCCGTCGGTGACTTGATCGCGAAGGTCCTGGGTGTGCCCGCCGGCACGGTGGTCATCAACCAGAACGTCTCGACCGTACAGGCGATGGTGGCGTCGTGTTTCGACTTCGTGGCTCCGCGCAACAAGGTCGTCTACACCGACATGAATTTTTCCACCGTCGACTACGTGTGGCAGGAGCAACGCCGGCGTGGCGCCGACGTCGTCGTGGTCAAGAGCGACGGCGTGCACGCGCCCATGGAAGAGCTGCTGGCGAACATCGACGAACGGACGCTGCTCGTCCCGGTGAGCCACGTGCTCTTTCGTTCGAGCGGGGTGAAGGACGTGCGCGCCATCGTGAAGAAGGCGCACTCGGTCGGAGCGCTGGTGCTGCTCGACACCTACCAGAGCGCCGGAACAATCCCGCTCGCGCTCGAGGAGTGGGGTGTGGACATGGCCTGCGGCGGCAGCGTGAAGTGGGCGTGTGGTGGACCTGGATGCGCGTATCTGTACGTGAGCCCGAAGCTGCAGGGCACGCTGCGACCGGCGAGCACCGGCTGGTTCGGTCATGCGCGGCCGTTCGCCTTCGAGCCGGGGCCGATCAACTACGCGGACACACGCTGGCGCATGATCGGCGGCACACCGGCAATTCCGGCGCTCTACAGCGCACGGGCGGGCTGGGAGCTCATCGCCGAGATCGGGGTCGATGCCATTCGAGCCAAGTCCCTGCGGCAGACCGCGCTATTGCGCAGCCTGGTGCGCGAGCGGGGTTTCAAGGTGAACACCCCGGAGGAGGACAGCGAGCGCGGCGGAACGATCTGTTTCGACTTCGACGGCGCCGAGGTCGTGAGTCGTGCGCTGCTCCAGCGGGACATGCTGCACGACTACCGGCCGCGCTGCGGCATCCGTGCTAGCCCGCACTTCTACACGACCGACGACGAGCTCTTGGGTTTTGTTGCGGCCATCGACGAGCTCCGGAAATCTTGA
- a CDS encoding GAF domain-containing sensor histidine kinase, with translation MTRAGYETARLRLARLRVEGDEARWVGARHALQISSGALSVERVGIWLFDSSHKRIDCQQLYIGSSRSFGAGSSLTANDFPGYFAALGERRAIAADDARTDPATAELREAYLVPNDINSMLDTPIIRAGQVVGVVCHEHVGAPRIWLQREIDFASTVADMVALIFEQSDRLTLEASLAAHNERSLENQKSEALRRLARAVAHDINNVLTSLSLAGDQLAARGDPSVTALAENVMHSVGLVHALSKQLLELGRGPASSPELSDVRSIFEAERPALTAILAGRATLTFEDRTDSARVMMEATEVERVLLNLTANARDAVQAEGHVSVVLRNPTAEDAVAHNHLILEFTDDGAGMDDATRARVFEPFFTTKDQGSGLGLALVHAAVIRAGGSLEVESSPGHGARFIVALPRAE, from the coding sequence ATGACTAGAGCGGGCTACGAGACTGCGCGACTCCGGCTCGCGCGCCTGCGCGTCGAGGGTGACGAGGCTCGCTGGGTAGGCGCGCGGCACGCACTGCAGATCAGCTCCGGCGCGCTGAGCGTGGAGCGAGTGGGGATCTGGCTGTTTGATTCAAGCCACAAACGCATCGACTGCCAGCAGCTCTACATCGGCTCGAGCCGCAGCTTCGGCGCCGGCAGCTCCCTCACGGCCAATGACTTCCCCGGCTACTTCGCCGCGCTCGGTGAGCGCCGAGCCATCGCTGCGGACGACGCACGAACCGACCCCGCGACGGCCGAGCTTCGTGAGGCGTACCTGGTTCCGAACGACATCAACTCGATGCTGGACACTCCGATCATTCGTGCAGGCCAGGTCGTCGGAGTCGTGTGCCACGAACACGTTGGCGCGCCCCGCATCTGGCTTCAGCGTGAGATCGACTTCGCGAGCACGGTCGCCGACATGGTCGCGCTGATCTTCGAGCAATCCGATCGACTCACGCTCGAGGCCTCGCTGGCTGCACACAACGAACGTTCGCTGGAGAACCAGAAGAGTGAAGCGCTCCGGCGTTTGGCGCGCGCCGTGGCCCACGACATCAACAACGTGCTGACTAGCCTATCACTCGCCGGTGACCAGCTCGCGGCGCGCGGAGACCCCAGCGTGACAGCGCTCGCCGAGAACGTCATGCACTCGGTCGGCCTGGTGCACGCGCTCTCGAAGCAGCTGCTCGAGCTCGGTCGGGGGCCGGCGTCTTCACCCGAGCTGAGCGACGTCCGAAGCATCTTCGAGGCTGAGCGCCCAGCGCTCACCGCGATCTTGGCCGGACGGGCAACCCTGACGTTCGAAGACCGCACGGACAGCGCGCGCGTCATGATGGAAGCGACCGAGGTCGAGCGTGTGCTGCTGAACCTGACGGCCAACGCCCGCGACGCCGTTCAGGCGGAGGGCCACGTCTCGGTCGTGCTCCGGAACCCGACCGCGGAGGACGCGGTCGCCCACAATCACCTGATCCTGGAGTTCACCGACGACGGCGCCGGCATGGACGACGCCACCCGCGCCCGGGTGTTCGAGCCTTTTTTCACCACCAAAGACCAAGGCTCCGGCCTCGGCCTGGCGCTGGTCCACGCCGCCGTGATCCGCGCCGGTGGCTCACTCGAGGTCGAGAGCTCACCGGGACACGGCGCGCGTTTCATCGTCGCACTACCGCGTGCCGAGTAG
- a CDS encoding penicillin-binding protein activator LpoB, whose product MTLVRQTKTLCLAFLPLVALAGCGSPQAVRGEQVAGLDDEAMSTGLDKRDLQKMLQENMKALQASAVIQRWQKENRPTLAVMPLRNETSEHVDAALESLLSDIETTLVNAGHVQVVSLERQPQLIEEVRRQYSDAFDPQAVARWGKQIGAKYFITGKVFSADERQDEERRVQYFLFLQVIDAETGAIQFQHKSSLTKAIVK is encoded by the coding sequence ATGACGCTCGTTCGCCAAACGAAGACCCTGTGCCTCGCGTTCCTCCCGCTCGTTGCCCTCGCCGGGTGCGGCAGCCCACAAGCGGTGCGCGGTGAGCAGGTCGCGGGGCTCGACGACGAAGCCATGAGCACGGGGCTCGACAAACGAGACCTGCAGAAGATGCTGCAAGAGAACATGAAGGCCCTGCAGGCCTCCGCGGTGATTCAACGCTGGCAAAAGGAGAATCGGCCGACGCTCGCGGTCATGCCGCTCAGAAACGAGACGAGCGAACACGTGGACGCCGCCCTCGAGTCCCTGCTCAGCGACATCGAGACGACCCTGGTGAACGCCGGCCACGTGCAGGTCGTGAGCCTGGAGCGCCAGCCGCAGCTCATCGAGGAGGTGCGACGCCAGTACTCCGACGCCTTCGACCCGCAGGCCGTCGCGCGCTGGGGCAAACAGATCGGCGCCAAGTATTTCATTACGGGGAAGGTCTTCAGCGCCGACGAACGCCAGGACGAAGAGCGGCGGGTGCAGTACTTCCTGTTCCTTCAGGTGATCGACGCGGAGACCGGCGCGATCCAGTTTCAGCACAAGAGCAGCCTGACGAAGGCCATCGTGAAGTGA
- a CDS encoding PAS domain S-box protein, translating to MHPDPSPLPNARVLGQLLLMQGVLAALPDADAIMDFVCRGLADIPGVASVHHVDDGRGPTDEVHPQVLRLPLRCGQTHHGQLRVTLSDPDEFAPYEPHLRNFGVVLAVILQERRERRLNEQHARELEQRIGERTQQLTQTIAELRHTEQELSLFRALIDQSNDTFEVIDPTTGRFLDVNQKGCLDLGFSREEYLSSSVFDIDPSVDPGRFPMTSEGMAQDGSLFWEGVHRRKDGSTFPVEVNIRLVHLDRDYLLAAVRDVSARRRAEHEHRQFMLGVARSSDAIFLTDRAGTITYVNPAFELLYGFTSGEAIGKTPRILKSDAQAPEFYARFWAALTANEVVRAEMVNRAKDGRVVHVDASANPVVDEGGALIGFLAIQRDITERKQAAEQQSKLEERLRTAQKMEAIGGLAGGVAHDFNNLLAVILSFTGFALEGLREGDPMRDDLLEVKHAGERAAALTRQLLAFGRRQVLSPVLIDLNQIATGIDKMLRRIIGEDVALVLELAPDLGSTLADPGQIEQVIMNLAVNARDAMPRGGKLTIQTANVELDEALAARHLAPGPGPYVLLAVSDTGLGMDAQTLAQIFEPFFTTKQQGKGTGLGLSTVHGIVSQTGGSISVSSEPREGTRFEIYLRRSVEGSATVMPSVRPAPPARGTETLLVVEDEGAVRNLVRRILEAEGYSVLTAASAGEALLTSETFDGEIQLVLTDVVMPKMSGSELAERLTLTRPEIKVLYMSGHADDALFQHGVATSGTHLINKPFSPVELAQRVRVLLDGRAR from the coding sequence ATGCATCCGGACCCCTCGCCGTTGCCGAACGCGCGTGTCCTCGGACAGCTCCTGCTCATGCAGGGTGTGCTGGCCGCGCTGCCCGACGCGGACGCGATCATGGACTTCGTGTGCCGGGGCTTGGCCGACATTCCCGGTGTCGCCAGCGTGCACCACGTCGATGACGGCCGCGGGCCGACCGACGAAGTTCACCCGCAGGTACTCCGGCTTCCGCTGCGGTGTGGGCAGACCCATCACGGACAATTGCGGGTTACCTTGTCGGACCCGGATGAATTTGCACCGTACGAGCCGCATCTCCGAAACTTTGGCGTCGTTTTGGCCGTGATTCTACAGGAACGCCGGGAGCGGCGGCTCAACGAGCAGCACGCTCGCGAGCTCGAGCAGCGCATCGGTGAACGCACGCAGCAGCTGACCCAGACGATCGCAGAGTTGAGGCACACGGAGCAGGAGTTGTCTCTGTTCCGCGCGCTCATCGATCAATCGAACGACACCTTCGAAGTGATCGATCCGACGACGGGCCGATTCCTCGACGTGAATCAGAAGGGCTGCCTCGATCTAGGCTTCAGCCGTGAAGAGTATCTCTCGTCGAGTGTCTTCGACATCGATCCGAGCGTCGATCCCGGAAGGTTCCCGATGACCAGCGAGGGGATGGCACAGGACGGCTCGCTGTTCTGGGAGGGGGTACACCGGCGCAAGGACGGCTCGACATTTCCGGTGGAGGTCAACATCAGGCTCGTTCACCTCGACCGAGACTACCTGCTCGCCGCAGTCCGCGACGTGAGCGCGCGCCGGCGCGCAGAGCACGAGCATCGCCAATTCATGCTGGGAGTGGCGCGCTCGAGCGACGCGATCTTCTTGACCGACCGCGCCGGCACCATCACGTACGTCAATCCGGCGTTCGAGCTGCTCTACGGATTTACGAGCGGAGAGGCCATCGGCAAGACCCCGCGCATTCTGAAATCGGACGCGCAAGCTCCAGAGTTCTACGCCCGCTTCTGGGCGGCGCTGACGGCGAACGAGGTGGTCCGGGCCGAAATGGTCAACCGGGCGAAAGATGGCCGCGTCGTGCACGTGGATGCTTCGGCGAACCCCGTCGTCGACGAAGGCGGTGCCTTGATCGGCTTCCTCGCGATCCAGCGCGACATCACCGAGCGCAAACAGGCGGCCGAGCAGCAATCGAAGTTGGAGGAGCGACTCCGCACAGCCCAGAAGATGGAGGCCATCGGGGGCCTCGCGGGGGGCGTGGCGCACGACTTCAACAATCTGCTCGCCGTGATCCTCAGCTTCACCGGCTTCGCGCTGGAGGGGCTGCGGGAGGGTGATCCGATGCGGGATGACCTGTTGGAGGTGAAACACGCGGGTGAGCGGGCCGCCGCGCTCACGCGCCAGCTCCTCGCGTTCGGCCGCCGGCAGGTGCTCAGTCCGGTGCTGATCGACCTGAACCAGATTGCGACCGGAATCGACAAGATGCTGCGCCGGATCATTGGCGAGGACGTGGCTTTGGTGCTCGAGCTCGCGCCGGACCTCGGGTCGACGCTGGCGGATCCAGGTCAGATCGAGCAGGTCATCATGAACCTGGCGGTCAACGCGCGGGACGCGATGCCTCGCGGAGGAAAGCTGACCATCCAAACTGCGAATGTGGAGCTCGACGAGGCACTCGCGGCACGGCACCTCGCTCCGGGACCCGGACCCTACGTCCTGCTCGCCGTCAGCGACACGGGCCTCGGCATGGACGCACAGACCTTGGCGCAGATCTTCGAGCCCTTCTTCACGACCAAACAGCAGGGCAAGGGCACGGGCCTCGGCCTCTCCACGGTGCACGGCATCGTGAGTCAGACCGGGGGCAGCATTTCGGTCAGCAGCGAACCTCGGGAGGGGACCCGGTTCGAGATTTACTTGCGTCGAAGCGTCGAGGGCAGCGCGACTGTCATGCCATCCGTCAGACCCGCTCCACCTGCCCGCGGCACCGAGACGCTGCTCGTGGTCGAGGACGAAGGGGCCGTGCGCAACCTGGTCCGGCGCATCCTCGAGGCAGAAGGTTACTCGGTGCTCACCGCCGCAAGCGCTGGCGAAGCCTTGTTGACGAGCGAGACATTCGACGGGGAAATCCAGCTCGTCCTGACCGATGTGGTGATGCCCAAGATGAGCGGCAGCGAGCTCGCCGAACGGCTGACGCTGACCCGTCCCGAGATCAAGGTCCTGTACATGTCGGGCCACGCCGACGATGCGCTCTTCCAGCACGGTGTCGCGACGTCAGGGACGCACCTGATCAACAAACCGTTCAGCCCCGTGGAACTGGCGCAGAGGGTGCGGGTTCTGCTCGACGGTCGAGCGCGTTGA
- a CDS encoding sulfite exporter TauE/SafE family protein yields MDAGRLVLLGLAAAVAAIINSVAGGGSLISFPALLALGVPPVIASATNTAALTPGGVSSAVAYRAELRQRWPLTLVFAACAALGGVVGASVLLAAPPRVFELVVPWLIGGATLLLIVQDRLAKPTRAGAVRAPTSARVWLVALGFAVIAVYGGYFGAGIGMLTLALLALLGSATLNQQNAMKCVIVASINAAATLYFLVAGRVQLVTALVMAVGAMIGGYSGAAIARRADPRRVRWAVAAIGIGLTLALAVRYYR; encoded by the coding sequence GTGGATGCCGGCCGCCTCGTCTTGCTCGGGCTCGCGGCCGCGGTGGCAGCGATCATCAACTCCGTCGCGGGCGGCGGTTCGCTGATCTCGTTTCCGGCGCTGCTCGCGCTGGGAGTCCCGCCGGTGATCGCGAGCGCCACCAACACTGCGGCACTCACTCCAGGGGGTGTCTCATCCGCGGTTGCCTACCGAGCCGAGCTCCGACAACGCTGGCCCCTCACGCTGGTTTTCGCGGCGTGCGCGGCGCTGGGCGGAGTCGTGGGAGCGAGCGTGCTGCTCGCCGCGCCTCCGCGGGTGTTCGAGCTCGTCGTGCCGTGGCTGATCGGCGGCGCGACGCTGCTGCTCATCGTTCAAGATCGACTCGCGAAGCCCACACGTGCCGGCGCCGTGCGTGCGCCGACGAGCGCCCGAGTTTGGCTGGTGGCCCTCGGGTTCGCGGTCATCGCGGTGTACGGCGGCTATTTTGGCGCGGGCATCGGCATGCTCACTCTCGCGCTCCTTGCACTGCTCGGCAGCGCGACCTTGAACCAGCAAAACGCGATGAAGTGTGTGATCGTTGCCAGCATCAACGCGGCCGCCACGCTGTACTTCCTGGTCGCGGGTCGCGTGCAGCTCGTCACCGCGCTGGTCATGGCCGTCGGCGCCATGATCGGTGGATACTCCGGGGCCGCCATCGCGCGGCGCGCCGATCCGAGGCGTGTGCGCTGGGCGGTCGCGGCGATCGGGATCGGGCTGACCCTGGCGCTGGCGGTGCGGTACTACCGCTGA
- a CDS encoding radical SAM protein codes for MDRPHLFALLPDEIADACGRDGLDMAEDEARRLMAQVFEPPTARPTKRPLSKRKSEGVAQLFDRARLELIERVENPRDRFVKYLFRSPDGALSEAVRIPLEKPDRFSVCLSSQVGCAMQCTFCATGRLGLSRNLEAWEMVSAFVHVRDEAPGRIVGAVFQGQGEPLQNYDNVIRAARVLSHPCGGRVSGKSITISTVGLAPQIRRFAAERQPFRLIISLTSAIEERRRKLLPVAGRVSLEELAAAVREYASVAKHGRLTLAWVLMSGVNTDAAEVAEIARLFGDLRLRINLIDVNDARPGGFRQAPDEERKAFMSALQVLGAPIVRRYSGGAEKHAACGMLAAHFGAGAEPFHQR; via the coding sequence GTGGACCGCCCGCACCTTTTCGCGCTGCTGCCTGACGAGATCGCGGACGCCTGCGGGCGCGACGGACTGGATATGGCCGAGGACGAGGCCCGGCGGCTGATGGCTCAGGTCTTCGAGCCACCCACCGCGCGACCGACCAAACGGCCGCTCTCCAAGCGGAAGTCCGAGGGGGTGGCTCAGCTGTTCGACCGGGCGCGTCTCGAGCTGATCGAGCGGGTCGAAAATCCTCGGGACCGTTTCGTGAAGTACCTGTTCCGCTCGCCGGACGGCGCGCTGTCGGAGGCGGTGCGGATCCCGCTCGAGAAACCGGATCGTTTCAGCGTGTGCCTATCGTCGCAGGTGGGCTGCGCGATGCAGTGTACCTTTTGCGCGACCGGCAGGCTTGGACTGAGCCGCAACCTCGAGGCCTGGGAGATGGTGTCGGCGTTCGTGCACGTGCGAGACGAAGCCCCGGGGCGCATCGTCGGCGCGGTGTTCCAGGGTCAAGGCGAGCCGCTTCAGAACTACGACAACGTGATCCGTGCCGCCCGTGTGTTGTCTCACCCGTGCGGTGGCCGGGTATCGGGAAAGTCGATCACGATTTCAACCGTCGGGCTCGCGCCGCAGATCCGACGGTTTGCTGCCGAGCGGCAGCCGTTTCGGCTGATCATCTCGTTGACCAGCGCCATCGAAGAGCGCCGGCGCAAGCTGTTGCCGGTGGCGGGTCGCGTCTCGCTCGAAGAATTGGCAGCGGCGGTTCGCGAATATGCGAGCGTCGCCAAACACGGTCGCCTGACCCTGGCCTGGGTGCTGATGTCCGGCGTGAACACGGACGCGGCGGAGGTCGCGGAGATCGCGCGGTTGTTCGGTGATCTCCGGCTTCGCATCAACCTGATCGACGTGAACGACGCCCGCCCCGGCGGGTTTCGGCAGGCTCCGGACGAGGAGCGCAAGGCCTTCATGAGCGCGCTACAGGTCCTGGGCGCACCCATCGTCCGACGTTACTCCGGCGGCGCCGAGAAACACGCGGCCTGCGGCATGCTCGCCGCTCACTTCGGTGCCGGAGCTGAGCCATTCCACCAGCGCTGA